A single window of Balaenoptera acutorostrata chromosome X, mBalAcu1.1, whole genome shotgun sequence DNA harbors:
- the LOC130706217 gene encoding probable G-protein coupled receptor 173 encodes MANTTGEPEEVSGALSPPSASAYVKLVLLGLIMCVSLAGNAILSLLVLKERALHKAPYYFLLDLCLADGIRSAVCFPFVLASVRHGSSWTFSALSCKIVAFMAVLFCFHAAFMLFCISVTRYMAIAHHRFYAKRMTLWTCAAVICMAWTLSVAMAFPPVFDVGTYKFIREEDQCIFEHRYFKANDTLGFMLMLAVLMAATHAVYGKLLLFEYRHRKMKPVQMVPAISQNWTFHGPGATGQAAANWIAGFGRGPMPPTLLGIRQNGHAASRRLLGMDEVKGEKQLGRMFYAITLLFLLLWSPYIVACYWRVFVKACAVPHRYLATAVWMSFAQAAVNPIVCFLLNKDLKKCLRTHAPCWGTGGAPAPREPYCVM; translated from the coding sequence ATGGCCAACACCACTGGAGAGCCCGAGGAGGTGAGCGGCGCACTGTCTCCGCCATCAGCATCGGCTTACGTGAAGCTGGTGCTGCTGGGACTGATCATGTGCGTGAGCCTGGCGGGCAATGCCATCTTGTCCCTGCTGGTGCTCAAGGAGCGTGCCCTGCACAAGGCTCCTTACTACTTTCTGCTGGACCTGTGCCTGGCTGATGGCATACGCTCTGCCGTCTGCTTCCCCTTTGTGCTGGCTTCTGTGCGCCACGGCTCCTCATGGACCTTCAGTGCGCTCAGCTGCAAGATTGTGGCCTTTATGGCCGTGCTCTTTTGCTTCCATGCGGCCTTCATGCTGTTCTGCATCAGCGTCACACGCTACATGGCCATCGCCCACCACCGCTTCTACGCCAAGCGCATGACACTCTGGACATGCGCAGCTGTCATCTGCATGGCCTGGACCCTGTCTGTGGCCATGGCCTTCCCACCTGTCTTCGACGTGGGCACCTACAAGTTCATCCGTGAGGAGGACCAGTGCATCTTTGAGCATCGCTACTTCAAGGCCAATGACACGCTGGGCTTCATGCTTATGTTGGCTGTGCTCATGGCAGCCACACATGCTGTCTATGGCAAGCTGCTCCTCTTCGAGTATCGACACCGCAAGATGAAGCCCGTGCAGATGGTGCCAGCCATCAGCCAGAACTGGACATTCCATGGCCCTGGGGCCACCGGCCAGGCTGCTGCCAACTGGATCGCTGGCTTTGGCCGTGGGCCCATGCCACCAACCCTGCTGGGTATCCGGCAGAATGGGCATGCAGCCAGCCGGCGGCTGCTGGGCATGGACGAGGTCAAGGGTGAAAAGCAGCTGGGCCGTATGTTCTACGCGATCACACTGctcttcctgctcctctggtcACCCTACATTGTGGCCTGCTACTGGCGAGTGTTTGTGAAAGCCTGTGCCGTGCCCCACCGTTACCTGGCCACCGCTGTTTGGATGAGCTTCGCCCAGGCTGCCGTCAACCCGATCGTCTGCTTCCTGCTCAACAAGGACCTCAAGAAGTGCCTGAGGACTCACGCCCCCTGCTGGGGCACAGGAGGTGCCCCGGCTCCTAGAGAACCCTACTGTGTCATGTGA